From the Haemophilus parainfluenzae genome, the window ATAAAGAGATTGGGGTGGAATACAATAAAGACGGTTATCTTGCATCTATTACGTATTTCCGTAACGATTACCGTAACAAAATTGTGCCATCAAATAAACTTATTGGTGTGACTTCTAATAAAAATGAAGTATATCAATGGAGTAATGCGAATCGTGCGCTTGTTGAAGGTCTAGAGGGAAATTTAACCTTACCATTAATCGAGAATAAATTATCTTGGGTTAATAACTTCACTTATATGCACAAAACCAAAAATAAAGATACTGGCAATCCGCTTTCTATTGTGCCGAAATATACGTTAAATTCTAGCTTGAGCTATCAAATTACAGATGGTTTTGACGCAATGCTGACTTATACGCAATATGGTAAACAAACTGGTCGTAAAGTAAAAGAGATTAGAATGGAAAATGCGGCAGCATTAGCTAATTCAACTGAAATCGGTAGTTATGCCGTTTGGGGATTAAGTGCAGGCTATAACTGGAAAGATACGATTAGTGTGCGTATTGGTGTGAGCAACTTATTTGATAAACGTGTTTATCGTGAAAATAATGGAGCAAGCACTTACAATGAGCCTGGTCGAGCTTATTACGCAACAGTTAAATATTCATTTTAATTGAGCGTTTAGAACTGATAGAAAAAGTGCGGTCGATTTTGACCGCACTTTTTTATTGATTGAATTTTGAAAATGGTGAATTTCAGGTAATAAAAAACCCTGCATAGGCAGGGTTCTTCACACAGATTCAAATTATTTTGTACCTGGGATTTTGAAACGGCTGTTAAAGCGTTCAACACGACCACCAGTATCAACAACACGTTGTTTACCAGTGTAGAATGGGTGGCAGCTACCGCACACATCAAGGTTGATGTCTTTGCCTAAAGTAGAACGAGTTTTGATCACGTTACCGCAAGAACAAGTTGCAGTGATCTCTTTATATTCTGGGTGAATACCTTGTTTCATAGAAAACCTCAAATTGAAGCCACGCCGCTATAAATGCTTTCCACTTACACCGCGTGAGTTAATAATCGCCGACAATCCGGCACCAAATTAGACTGCGAATTATACTGAAAAAATCAAATTGATCAAGTGGTGTGCTTTAGTGATAGAATCATCGCAAAATTTTTGCTTATTTTAATCGCACTTTAGGAAAGTTATGTTAGCCCAATCCTCTGTTGATGCCCCTTTTGCCCATTCAGTTCTACAATGGTATGAAAAGTTTGGGCGTAAAAATTTGCCTTGGCAACAAAATAAAACCCTTTATGGTGTTTGGCTTTCCGAAGTAATGTTACAACAAACCCAAGTTTCTACTGTTATTCCTTATTTTGAACGCTTTATCAAAACCTTTCCTAATGTGACCGCACTTGCTAATGCATCACAAGATGAAGTGTTGCATCTGTGGACGGGACTAGGTTATTACGCACGTGCGAGAAATTTACATCAAGCCGCTCAAACCATTAGAGATGAATATCAAGGCGAATTTCCTACACAATTTGAGCAAGTTTGGGCATTAACGGGCGTGGGGCGATCGACGGCAGGTGCAATTTTATCTTCTGTGCAAAATCAACCTTATCCGATTTTAGACGGTAATGTGAAACGCGTCCTTTCTCGTTATTTTGCAGTAGAAGGTTGGCCTGGCGAGAAGAAAGTCGAAAATCAATTATGGCAGTTGAGCGAACAGGTTACACCAACAACGAGAGTCGCTGAGTTTAATCAAGCAATGATGGATATCGGTTCGGCGATTTGTACTCGAACAAAACCTAAATGCGATCTTTGTCCTTTAAGTAACGATTGTTTAGCCAATAAACTCGAAAAGTGGACAGAATTTCCTGGAAAGAAACCAAAAAAATCCTTGCCGGAAAAGCAGAGCTATTTTTTGATTTTATCTTATCAAGGAAAAGTCTGGTTGGAACAGCGTGAAAGCAAAGGCTTATGGGGCGGATTGTATTGTTTTCCTCAGTTTGATGATAAACAAACATTGCTGAATTATCTCAAAGAACAAGGGATTACCGAATATCAAGAATGGGTGACTTTTCGTCATACGTTTAGTCATTTTCATTTAGATATTCATCCTATTTATGTTGAAGTCGATCGAAAATTTGAAGAGAGCGATCGTTCAGATTGGAAAAAATTGTCAGAAAAAGGAAAAGAATCTCAATCTGGTCTATTAAGTGCGGTCAAATATTGGTATGATCCAACGTCACCTGAACAGATCGGGTTAGCTCAGCCTGTGAAAAATTTATTAACGCAATTTGTAAGGAATTATTATGGCTAGAACTGTTTTTTGCGAATATTTGAAACAAGATGCGGAAGGATTGGATTTTCAACTGTATCCCGGTGAATTAGGTAAACGTATTTTTAATTCAATTAGTAAACAAGCATGGGGCGAATGGATCAAAAAGCAAACCATGTTAGTGAACGAGAAAAAACTCAATATGATGAATGCCGAACATCGTAAATTATTAGAAGAAGAAATGGTGAATTTCTTATTTGAAGGCAAAGATGTGCATATTGAAGGTTACGTTCCCCCATCTAAATAACAAAAGATTATGAAAAAGTATTTATTATTGGCGCTACTTCCGCTTTTGTATGCTTGTAGCGATTCGCCAACCCATCGACGTGGCATTAATTATGATGAAGTGTTTTCGAAAGACACGCAAGGTTTAGATATTTTAACTGGTCAATTCTCCCATAATATCGATCGTATTTGGGGAGTGAATGAGCTTTTAGTCGCGAGCCGTAAAGACTACGTGAAATACACGGACTCTTTCTATACGCGTAGCCACGTAAGCTTTGACGAAGGTACAATTATTGTTGAAACTCAACAAGATCTTAACCGCTTACACAATGCGATTGTCCATACTTTATTAATGGGTTCTGATGCGAAAGGGATCGACTTGTTTGCTTCTGGTGATGTGCCGATTAGTACGCGTCCTTTCTTGTTAGGACAGGTCGTGGATAACAATGGTCAGCAAATTGCTAACCAAGTGATTGCAAGTAACTTTGCGACTTATTTAATCCAAAATAAATTACAAACTCGCCGCTTACAAAATGGTAACACCGTGCAATTTGTGGTGATCTCAATGATTGCAAACCACGTTGAAGTGCGTGCACAAAAATATATTCCATTAGTCCGTAAAGCCGCAGAACGCTATGGCATTGATGAAAGCTTGATTTTAGGTATTATGCAAACAGAATCCAGTTTCAACCCGTATGCGATCAGTTATGCGAATGCAATCGGCTTAATGCAAGTGGTACCAAGCACAGCAGGTCGCGATGTGTTTGCGATGAAAGGTAAAGGTGGACAACCATCTGCACGTTACCTTTATGATCCTGCAAATAACATTGATGCGGGTGTCTCTTACTTATGGATTCTGCAAAATCAATATTTAGATGGTATTACAAACCCTACCTCTAAACGTTTTGCAATGATTTCTGCCTACAACAGTGGTGCAGGTGCAGTATTACGCGTATTCGATGAGGATAAAGATGAGGCGATCTATAAGATCAACCAGATGTATCCAGAACAAGTGTATCGTATCTTAACGACTGCACACCCATCCTCACAAGCAAGAAACTACTTGTTGAAAGTGGATGCGGCGCAGAAGAAATTCCGCGTAAGACGATAATTTCTACGATGAAATACAATGCCCGAAAGAATTTTCGGGCATTATTTTTTGAGAAAGTGCGGTTATTTTTGATTGAGTTTTACAAAATACGTTCTTTTTATAGTCGTTTTGGTTATTAACCACTCAAACACACCAACTTTTTCACTTTTTTTGAATTTAATTGTTGACCGATACCCGAAAAAATAGTTTAATACGCTCCGTTGTCAGGCAGTAGCCAATAACGATAACGCCTCGATAGCTCAGTCGGTAGAGCAGGGGATTGAAAATCCCCGTGTCGGTGGTTCGATTCCGCCTCGAGGCACCATTTCCTCCTTAGTTCAGTCGGTAGAACGGTGGACTGTTAATCCATATGTCGCAGGTTCGAGTCCCGCAGGAGGAGCCAAATTCTAAGAAGCCGCTAAAGCAATTTAGCGGCTTTTTGCTTTTTTGAATTCAGCATTATTCTGTTGTTTTCCTCTCTTTAAAATTTGCTCAAATTTCTCACCGCAGTTTTTTGATCTAGATAAATATTTATGTAAAAAAGTTACATAAAATTGTTAACAAGATCACACTTTATTATTTTTCACTTTGCAATCAGCCTATAACCTTATCATAATTCTACCATTAATTTAATGAATGAATATTCATTGGATAAAGATTTTATAATTTAACTTTAGAGGGTAATGTATGGACACTACAACTAATAAAAAATGGAATAAATTTGATACAGCTTGGGTATTAAACTTATTTGGAACTGCGGTGGGCGCAGGGGTATTATTTTTACCAATTAATGCAGGGATGGGCGGTTTTTGGCCTTTGGTTGTGATGGCGATTTTAGTCGGACCGATGACATATTTTGCGCATCGTGGTTTGGCTTATTTCGTTCTGTCTTCTTCTAAACCAGGCAGCGATATTACCGAAGTGGTAGAAGAACATTTCGGCCCGACTGCTGGGAAATTAATTACATTATTATATTTCTTTGCGATCTTCCCAATTTTGTTGATTTATGGAAACGGGATTACCAATACGGTTGATTCTTTTATCGTCAACCAATTAGGCATGGCTTCACCAAACCGTGTGATTCTTTCTTTTGTATTAATTGCGATATTGATTTCAGTCATGTTGTTCAGTGAAAAAGTGATGTTGAAAATCACCGAATTACTCGTTTATCCATTGGTGTTGATTCTCTTTGCGTTATCGATTTATCTTATTCCTCAATGGAATGCTTCAATGCTTTATGAACTTCCTACTGCTGGTGGTTTTATTACGACATTGTGGTTAACCATCCCAGTATTGGTTTTCTCTTTTAACCATTCTCCGGCAATTTCATCTTTCACGCTTTCTCAACAACGTGAATATAAAGATTTTAATACAACGGAATATCACATTGGTCGTACAGAAAAAGGCACTTCAACCGTATTACTTTTCTTCGTGATGTTCTTTGTGTTTAGCTGTGTATTAACCTTAACACCAGCAGAGTTATTAGAAGCAAAAGCACAAAATATTAGTATCTTGTCTTATCTTGCTAACAAATTTGATAACCCATACATTTCTTATTTCGCACCATTAGTGGCTTTCTTCGCGATTACAAGCTCATTCTTTGGCCATTATTTAGGAGCACGTGAAGGTTTGGAAGGCTTATACCTCAAAATGAAAGGTGAAAGCGTGAATCGTAAAAAATTAAATTACGGTACTGCAATTTTCTTCTTATTGACTTTATGGGGTGTGGCAATCATTAATCCAAGTATTTTAGGTTTGATCGAATCCCTTGGCGGCCCAATCATTGCGATGATCCTTTTCATTATGCCGATGTATGCAATCCGCAATGTTCCAGCAATGAAACGCTATCAAGGTCGTTTTAGCAATATATTTGTTACAGTTATGGGATTAATTGCTATCTCCGCGGTCGTATATGGATTATTATAAGCGGCTTTTTAGTTTAGCTTAGGATTTTAAATAATATGATTAGTGTATTTGATATGTTTAAAGTGGGAGTTGGGCCATCCAGCTCCCATACTGTTGGCCCGATGAAAGCAGGCAAGCAGTTTATTGACGATTTAATCGAGCAAGGTAAATTTGATGCTGTTGCAACCTTGCATGTTGATGTGTATGGCTCTCTCTCAATGACGGGACATGGTCATAATACAGATATTGCGATCATTATGGGATTGGCCGGTTATCTACCGCATGATGTGGATATTGATTTAATCCCAACCTTTATCGAACAGGTTAAACAAACTAAAAAACTGTCGATTGCACAGGGCAAAAAAACGGTTAATTTCGATTGGGATGCCAATATGGTATTCCATAATTCCTTTTTATCATTGCATGAAAACGGTATGACCATTACTGCATTAGATGCTGATCGTAATGAGCTTTACCGTCAAACCTATTACTCTATTGGTGGTGGTTTTATCGTGGATGAAGCGCATTTTGGTCAAGAGGAAGAAAATCCGGTGACTGTGCCGTATCCTTATCAACATGCTGAAGATATTTTGAAACATTGTCAGGAGAGTGGCTTAATGCTCTCTACGGTGATGATGAAAAATGAATTAGCATTGCGTGATAAAAAAGAGGTTGAAGCACATTTACAGAATGTTTGGAAAACCATGAAAGATTGTATTAAACATGGTATTAAAACAGAAGGTGTATTACCAGGGCCTTTAAAAGTTGCTCGTCGTGCGCCATCACTTTATCGTCTCTTGGAGGCAAATAGCGGCCGTTTAGCCCATGACCCAATGTATGTGATCGACTGGGTGAATATGTTTGCCCTTGCAGTAAATGAAGAGAATGCGGCAGGTGGTCGCGTCGTAACAGCGCCAACAAATGGTGCGTGTGGTATTGTGCCAGCGGTACTTTCTTATTATGAAAAATTTGTCGCACCTTTAACGCCTGAAGTCATAGAACGCTACTTATTGGCTGCCGGTATGATTGGTTCCCTTTATAAGATGAATGCATCTATTTCGGGGGCAGAGGTCGGTTGCCAAGGTGAAGTAGGTGTGGCATGTTCAATGGCAGCAGCAGGTTTAACTGAAATCTTAGGTGGTACACCAGTACAAGTGTGTGTCGCAGCCGAAATTGCGATGGAACATAACTTGGGCTTAACTTGCGACCCGGTTGGTGGCCAAGTGCAAGTACCTTGTATTGAACGTAATGCCATTGCTTCGGTGAAAGCGATTAACGCTAGCCGTATGGCATTACGCCGAACCACGAATCCTCGCGTAACCTTGGATAAAGTGATCGAAACCATGTATGAAACAGGTAAAGACATGAATGCCAAATATCGCGAAACATCGAAAGGTGGCTTAGCGGTGAAAGTAGTGTGTTCTTAAGATTTCATTGATAATAAAAGAGCGGTCATTTTTGACCGCTCTTTTTTATTTCCCTTTCACGTCAATAATAATCACTTCCGACTGTGAACCTAAGCGCATTGGAATACCCCAGAAGCCATAACCAGAAGTGACAAAAACATGTGGATTGCCAATTTTTTCATGGCCATAATCCAAACGATACATCATTTTTGTGATTAAACTCGCGGGGAATACTTGCCCTTTATGTGCATGCCCTGAAACTTGAATATCAAGCGGGAGTGAAGCATGTTTTTCGATATCTGTTGGACGGTGATCCAATAGAATAATCGGTAAGTCAGTATTCACTTGTTTTAATAACGTCTCGGTACTTGGTCTATCGTGAGCAAGATTATCATTTCGTCCAATCAGTACCAATTCATTATTTAATGTTAATGTTTCATCTCTTAATACCGTAATACCGGCTTTGCGAATTTCTTGCTCAATTCGGTCTTGGTCACCAAATAAATCGTGATTGCCGAGTGTAGCATAAACGCCCATTGGAGCCTTGAGTTTAGCTAAATGAGGTTGCATTTTTTCGGCTAAATAGGCATTGACGTTATCGTCCATAATATCGCCAGGTAGTAAAATGATATCAACCTTTTCCTGCTGCATAATATCAGCCAATTTATCCAATTCTTTCCCGCCAAATAATTTGCCTAAATGGAGATCGCTTGCCATGCCAATTCGCAATGGTTTAATCGGTTTATCTAGCGTAATTTCATAATGAATAACACGTGTGATATAGGCGTTATACACACTTAAGGCAGTGATACCAATAAATAAAATCGGGTAAGCAATGCGTAAAGTGCGGTCGATTTTGGTGATGGATTTGGATTTTCGGAAAAGAAAATGAATACACCCTACGGCAATACTCGCAAAGGCTGAAAAAAGGAGTAGTGAGAGCATTAAAGCAATAAGTCGAAATACCGTAAAAAGCTTTAAAAAATGGCAAATAACTAAGACATTAGGAAGCAAAAAGCTGACAAAAGTAATTGCTCGTCTTGTCTTTTGAGAGAGCGGTTTGTTAAGCCACCAAATCAGCGTTTTATTAAAAATATAAATCAGCAGTTGTAACAAAATAATAGCTGCCGTAAATATGAAGTAATAACGAGTTTCCATCTGCAATTCCTAAATAAAAGTGCGGTTGTTTTTGACCCAGTTTTGAAGTGTGGAATAATAAATTTCTCTGTTCCCAAAGGCAAATTTTTTCGCTAAAATGCGGCTCGTTTTAGTTTACTTAAGAAGGAAAATCCCATGTTCGGAAAAGGCGGTTTAGGCGGCTTGATGAAACAAGCCCAACAAATGCAAGAAAAAATGCAAAAAATGCAGGAAGAAATTGCCCAATTAGAAGTAACAGGCGAAAGTGGTGCAGGTTTAGTAAAAATCACGATTAATGGTGCGCACAACTGCCGTCGTATTGAGATCGATCCTTCTTTAATGGAAGACGATAAAGAAATGTTGGAAGATTTAATCGCTGCCGCATTCAACGATGCAGTCCGTCGTGCAGAAGAATTGCAAAAAGAAAAAATGGCTTCTGTAACCGCAGGCATGCCATTACCGCCAGGAATGAAACTTCCATTTTAATTCATCGGGTGTGTGAATCTATAGGTTCACACATCATCTATTTTCTCCCATCATAAATATTATGCAAAGCAGTCCACTTTTAGAACATCTTATTGAAAACCTTCGTTGCTTGCCGGGTGTAGGCCCGAAATCAGCGCAGCGTATGGCTTATCATCTTTTACAGCGCAATCGTAGCGGTGGGATGAATTTAGCACGCGCGTTAACGGAAGCAATGTCTAAAATTGGGCATTGTTCACAGTGTCGTGATTTTACCGAAGAGGAAACGTGCAATATTTGTAACAATCCTCGTCGTCAAAATTCAGGCTTGCTTTGCGTGGTGGAAATGCCGGCGGATATTCAAGCGATTGAGCAAACCGGCCAATTTTCTGGACGTTATTTTGTCTTAATGGGACATTTATCGCCTTTAGATGGTATTGGTCCAAAAGAGATAGGTTTAGATTTATTGCAAAAACGTCTGGTAGAAGAGTCTTTCCATGAAGTGATTTTAGCGACCAATCCAACGGTGGAAGGCGATGCCACAGCTAATTATATTGCTGAAATTTGCCATCAACATAATATTAAAGTGAGCCGTATTGCTCATGGGATCCCTGTTGGAGGCGAGTTAGAAACCGTGGATGGCACTACCTTAACCCATTCTTTCTTAGGTCGTCGTCAGATCGACTAATCTTATGCGCCTGTTTATTGCCGAAAAACCTAATCTTGGGCGAGCGATTGCCGATGTATTGCCAAAACCTCATCAACGGGGTGATGGTTTTATTAAATGCGGCAATGATGATGTGGTGACTTGGTGCGTGGGGCATTTGCTCGAACAGGCAGAACCCGATGCCTATGATCCAAAATTCAAACAATGGCGTTTAGAACATTTACCTATCATTCCTGAAAAGTGGATTCTGTTACCGCGAAAGGAAGTAAAAAAACAACTTTCTGTGGTAGAAAAACTCATTCATCAAGCTGATATTTTAGTTAATGCAGGTGACCCGGATAGAGAAGGGCAGTTGTTGGTGGATGAAGTGTTTAGCTATGCCAATTTATCCGCCGAAAAACGTGATGGCATTTTGCGTTGTTTGATTAGCGATCTTAACCCAAGTGCGGTCGAAAAAGCGGTACAAAAACTCCAACCGAATCGTCATTTTATTCCATTGGCTACCTCTGCACTGGCGCGTGCTCGTGCCGATTGGCTTTATGGCATTAATATGACTCGCGCTTATACCATTCGTGGTCGCCAAGCCGGTTATGATGGTGTGCTTTCCGTTGGGCGAGTACAAACGCCCGTATTAGGCTTGATTGTTCGCCGCGATTTAGAAATTGAAAATTTCCAACCCAAAGACTTCTATGAAGTGTTGGCATGGGTGAAAGACGAGAAAACGTCTGAAAATCCGACCGCACTTTTTTCAGCACTTTGGCAACCAAGTAAGGCTTGTGAAGATTACCAAGATGAAGATGGTCGCGTGCTGTCTTTAGGCTTAGCCGAAAATGTGGTGAAGCGCATTACGGATCACCCTGCCGAAGTGACTGAATATGTGGATAAGCGAGAAAAAGAAACAGCGCCTTTGCCTTATTCCTTGTCAGCATTGCAGATTGATGCGGCAAAACGTTTTGGTATATCAGCGCAAAGCGTGTTGGATACCTGTCAGCGGTTATATGAAACCCATCGTTTGATTACCTATCCACGTTCTGATTGTCGCTATTTGCCGGAAGAGCATTTTGCTGAA encodes:
- the rpmE gene encoding 50S ribosomal protein L31: MKQGIHPEYKEITATCSCGNVIKTRSTLGKDINLDVCGSCHPFYTGKQRVVDTGGRVERFNSRFKIPGTK
- the mutY gene encoding A/G-specific adenine glycosylase; the protein is MLAQSSVDAPFAHSVLQWYEKFGRKNLPWQQNKTLYGVWLSEVMLQQTQVSTVIPYFERFIKTFPNVTALANASQDEVLHLWTGLGYYARARNLHQAAQTIRDEYQGEFPTQFEQVWALTGVGRSTAGAILSSVQNQPYPILDGNVKRVLSRYFAVEGWPGEKKVENQLWQLSEQVTPTTRVAEFNQAMMDIGSAICTRTKPKCDLCPLSNDCLANKLEKWTEFPGKKPKKSLPEKQSYFLILSYQGKVWLEQRESKGLWGGLYCFPQFDDKQTLLNYLKEQGITEYQEWVTFRHTFSHFHLDIHPIYVEVDRKFEESDRSDWKKLSEKGKESQSGLLSAVKYWYDPTSPEQIGLAQPVKNLLTQFVRNYYG
- a CDS encoding oxidative damage protection protein; translated protein: MARTVFCEYLKQDAEGLDFQLYPGELGKRIFNSISKQAWGEWIKKQTMLVNEKKLNMMNAEHRKLLEEEMVNFLFEGKDVHIEGYVPPSK
- the mltC gene encoding membrane-bound lytic murein transglycosylase MltC; the encoded protein is MKKYLLLALLPLLYACSDSPTHRRGINYDEVFSKDTQGLDILTGQFSHNIDRIWGVNELLVASRKDYVKYTDSFYTRSHVSFDEGTIIVETQQDLNRLHNAIVHTLLMGSDAKGIDLFASGDVPISTRPFLLGQVVDNNGQQIANQVIASNFATYLIQNKLQTRRLQNGNTVQFVVISMIANHVEVRAQKYIPLVRKAAERYGIDESLILGIMQTESSFNPYAISYANAIGLMQVVPSTAGRDVFAMKGKGGQPSARYLYDPANNIDAGVSYLWILQNQYLDGITNPTSKRFAMISAYNSGAGAVLRVFDEDKDEAIYKINQMYPEQVYRILTTAHPSSQARNYLLKVDAAQKKFRVRR
- a CDS encoding HAAAP family serine/threonine permease; the encoded protein is MDTTTNKKWNKFDTAWVLNLFGTAVGAGVLFLPINAGMGGFWPLVVMAILVGPMTYFAHRGLAYFVLSSSKPGSDITEVVEEHFGPTAGKLITLLYFFAIFPILLIYGNGITNTVDSFIVNQLGMASPNRVILSFVLIAILISVMLFSEKVMLKITELLVYPLVLILFALSIYLIPQWNASMLYELPTAGGFITTLWLTIPVLVFSFNHSPAISSFTLSQQREYKDFNTTEYHIGRTEKGTSTVLLFFVMFFVFSCVLTLTPAELLEAKAQNISILSYLANKFDNPYISYFAPLVAFFAITSSFFGHYLGAREGLEGLYLKMKGESVNRKKLNYGTAIFFLLTLWGVAIINPSILGLIESLGGPIIAMILFIMPMYAIRNVPAMKRYQGRFSNIFVTVMGLIAISAVVYGLL
- a CDS encoding L-serine ammonia-lyase, giving the protein MISVFDMFKVGVGPSSSHTVGPMKAGKQFIDDLIEQGKFDAVATLHVDVYGSLSMTGHGHNTDIAIIMGLAGYLPHDVDIDLIPTFIEQVKQTKKLSIAQGKKTVNFDWDANMVFHNSFLSLHENGMTITALDADRNELYRQTYYSIGGGFIVDEAHFGQEEENPVTVPYPYQHAEDILKHCQESGLMLSTVMMKNELALRDKKEVEAHLQNVWKTMKDCIKHGIKTEGVLPGPLKVARRAPSLYRLLEANSGRLAHDPMYVIDWVNMFALAVNEENAAGGRVVTAPTNGACGIVPAVLSYYEKFVAPLTPEVIERYLLAAGMIGSLYKMNASISGAEVGCQGEVGVACSMAAAGLTEILGGTPVQVCVAAEIAMEHNLGLTCDPVGGQVQVPCIERNAIASVKAINASRMALRRTTNPRVTLDKVIETMYETGKDMNAKYRETSKGGLAVKVVCS
- a CDS encoding metallophosphoesterase produces the protein METRYYFIFTAAIILLQLLIYIFNKTLIWWLNKPLSQKTRRAITFVSFLLPNVLVICHFLKLFTVFRLIALMLSLLLFSAFASIAVGCIHFLFRKSKSITKIDRTLRIAYPILFIGITALSVYNAYITRVIHYEITLDKPIKPLRIGMASDLHLGKLFGGKELDKLADIMQQEKVDIILLPGDIMDDNVNAYLAEKMQPHLAKLKAPMGVYATLGNHDLFGDQDRIEQEIRKAGITVLRDETLTLNNELVLIGRNDNLAHDRPSTETLLKQVNTDLPIILLDHRPTDIEKHASLPLDIQVSGHAHKGQVFPASLITKMMYRLDYGHEKIGNPHVFVTSGYGFWGIPMRLGSQSEVIIIDVKGK
- a CDS encoding YbaB/EbfC family nucleoid-associated protein, which codes for MFGKGGLGGLMKQAQQMQEKMQKMQEEIAQLEVTGESGAGLVKITINGAHNCRRIEIDPSLMEDDKEMLEDLIAAAFNDAVRRAEELQKEKMASVTAGMPLPPGMKLPF
- the recR gene encoding recombination mediator RecR, whose translation is MQSSPLLEHLIENLRCLPGVGPKSAQRMAYHLLQRNRSGGMNLARALTEAMSKIGHCSQCRDFTEEETCNICNNPRRQNSGLLCVVEMPADIQAIEQTGQFSGRYFVLMGHLSPLDGIGPKEIGLDLLQKRLVEESFHEVILATNPTVEGDATANYIAEICHQHNIKVSRIAHGIPVGGELETVDGTTLTHSFLGRRQID
- a CDS encoding DNA topoisomerase III; the protein is MRLFIAEKPNLGRAIADVLPKPHQRGDGFIKCGNDDVVTWCVGHLLEQAEPDAYDPKFKQWRLEHLPIIPEKWILLPRKEVKKQLSVVEKLIHQADILVNAGDPDREGQLLVDEVFSYANLSAEKRDGILRCLISDLNPSAVEKAVQKLQPNRHFIPLATSALARARADWLYGINMTRAYTIRGRQAGYDGVLSVGRVQTPVLGLIVRRDLEIENFQPKDFYEVLAWVKDEKTSENPTALFSALWQPSKACEDYQDEDGRVLSLGLAENVVKRITDHPAEVTEYVDKREKETAPLPYSLSALQIDAAKRFGISAQSVLDTCQRLYETHRLITYPRSDCRYLPEEHFAERHKVMNAISQHCQTYQTLPSVVDSEQRNRCWNDKKVEAHHAIIPTANTRSINLSIDEQRIYELIARQYLLQFCPDAEYRKSKITLSIAGGTFVAQARNLQTAGWKELLGKEDEDENQEPLLPIVKKGQILHCERGEVVSKKTQPPKPFTDATLLSAMTGIARFVQDKELKKILRETDGLGTEATRAGIIELLFKRGFLTKKGRNIHSTETGRILISALPDIATQPDMTAHWEAQLTDISQKQASYQQFMFTLNQMLPDLVRFVDFTALRRLSQISKGLNAAPAKRKRAVKKSEDLNAEN